In one window of Nerophis ophidion isolate RoL-2023_Sa linkage group LG05, RoL_Noph_v1.0, whole genome shotgun sequence DNA:
- the trmt112 gene encoding multifunctional methyltransferase subunit TRM112-like protein, whose translation MKLLTHNMLTSHVKGVTKGYPLLIKATEVKVSEVEFNPQFVSRMIPKLEWSALVQAADELGQRQDLPSDLLADFESNEEFLKKVHRVLLEVEVIEGCLQCPESGREFPISKGIPNMLLNEDEV comes from the exons ATGAAGCTTCTAACGCACAACATGTTGACGTCACATGTGAAGGGCGTGACTAAAGGATACCCGCTGCTAATCAAG GCCACTGAGGTGAAGGTGAGCGAAGTGGAGTTCAACCCGCAGTTTGTCAGCCGCATGATCCCAAAGCTGGAGTGGAGTGCTCTTGTGCAAGCTGCAGAtgag TTGGGTCAACGACAAGACCTGCCAAGTGACCTGTTGGCAGACTTTGAGAGCAACGAGGAGTTTCTGAAGAAGGTGCACAGAGTTCTCCTCGAG GTGGAGGTGATAGAAGGCTGCCTGCAGTGTCCCGAGTCAGGACGAGAGTTCCCCATCTCCAAAGGAATCCCCAACATGCTTCTCAACGAAGACGAGGTGTAG